CTGAATGGTGAATTTTGAATGAAAGTGAATTGTTCGGTccctcttctttttttctcttatctctAAATTTGTGTTTCCAATTCTTACATCTTTCAGAATCCGATCGCATTTCACAATAATTAAGCAAACATAAAGTGTTTTTTACTTGATTCAAACAGTAAGTTCTTATTTAGTCTAaatattctttgttttgttttttctttttatgattcTGTCATTAGTTTCGGTAGTGGCAATTGAGAAAAAAGtgcatattaaaattttgttacatTTAGATACCTTATTCTATATCTCTAGATTTTGAGATAGTTCATAGGCTAGAgatttaattagattaaatgATACCTGATCGGGATGTGATTTTGATAGAACTATTATAGAACTTGGATATGAAACTACTCACACTCTTCTTCTCCCATTGAATCTTTTTCCATTTTGTATTTCAAGTAAGTTAAAAGCATTAAAACGGTTAAAACAAACCTTTGTATTGCAATATATAATACTATATTATATAACATGCATTTAAAACAAACGTATTATTATTGTACATTAcgatatatcatattatataagatCATCTTGCAATAAATGGGTAGGAGTTTTGAGTGTACAACAAAACCAGGTTCAAGAAAACTTTCAACAATTTCATTTAAATGAGCTTAACTAAAGAGAATATAATCTGGAAAGGGGTATGGATGACTATCATGTTGAGTAAATGGAAACACATGAACAATTTAGTGTTTAGGAATGCCAAACCcgatacaaaaaaaatatttaacatagcTCAATTAAGAGCGTGACATGGTTGAAGCATACAAGTACAAAAGTAAGCTTCTACTTTTCATATTGGTGTTTATGCCCTTTATATTGTATCATATCTATATCATAGTCATTCACAATTGTACATATGACTATATAGATTAGAAAATACTTGCTTGGTTTGATGCATGTAAGGAATGTGTGGAGGGGGAACTGATTTTAATATCTATAGTCTAGGTTTTCTGTTCATTTTGCAAGTGTGGTTACATACGAAGGATGAATCAAAAGATGGAGGAAACAAAAGTTATTCACTATTACAATACGACCACGGAAACACTAGAGACCGGTGAGAAATGCAAAAATCAAAAGTAGtcatataaattgaaaaaataaactaaGATAATATATGAAAGATAATGCTTACTACCCTCTTCCTAAAAtgaatatttgaatatataaaacctaaatttaatgattttaagtATGGATATTTGAATCTTATTTGTAGAGGTCCAATCAATGAATTACATTCAAAAACAATCCTATTTGAttgataaataagaaaaaaaaaactaaacttacaaatatctttaatacaataaagtaaaatttagtCAATGAAAAGTTTATTAACATATAAAATGGATAATGTGACTCCGGTCAAACTTCtaactataatatttatttgaaaaatgtattaaaagaGTCATATTTCATATtgataagagataaaaataaatttcaaataaattatatatatatataaataaataaataaataaataaagtgaatacacaaatttataaaaaaataattttataatgttgaattagatttaaaatctatttttaaaattaattttatatgtatgtCAAGTATTCactataatttatctttaaattataaGATTCTAAATAGCAATGTGCAAATATATATTCGTAtctaagatgaaaataaaagcaTAACAATTGTCCTTCTATTTTTGTCTCTCTTTCTAGTTATTAACGGCAAATGCATATGTTACTTAATATCACAGAGTAGCAGTTAACATCATATAtagttaaattaatattacaagAATAGAATCCTCATAAGTCAATACtaattttctaataaataaaaaaaatgattttaatattatattagtgttAGTTGAATTGATATTacaataacatttatataatattaaagattaTTATAGTCACAACTTAACGGATTTTAAGTgccattaattatttttagtaaacaaaaatatttatattagtaacaatttttaataaataaaaatatttatattattttaagttaatatcAGTTAACTgtgtataaatgaaatatataggTTGGacctttatttttctataatatataacaGTACATAATTGGAATGAAACACATCACTTCTTCCACTTATAGCATTTGCGAATGATTTTGTCTCTTCTTGATTCGCCAATGCTTGTGTACTCCTTTAATTCGTACCTACAGGGTCCATCTTTATGGATATACCAAAAACAGTCTAAACATTTAGAGGCATCCCTATTTTGGTTATATGCTTCAAAGTGCAACACAGGACCATTACCCCATCGACACGAACAGAAAAACAGTGTTCTCCAGAAAACGTGAGTCCCCAAATCCCATTTGAAGCTTTGATTaaaatggagaagatggtgTCCAAGATCATTATCTTTTGATTGGCACCGAATGTTtagattttcttttccttccaaACTATTCGTAATCTTCACAGTGCCGAATTGTGCCCGTGCCAACGTCAACATGCAGAACAAGAGAACCACTTTCGCAAACAGAGACATTTGCAacttctcactttttttttctgctaATGAATCTGTATATATGCAGAGACGAAAAACAATGACCTGTTGTTGAAGGACAAAAGAGTCCTTTCATTTTGTAGCAAAACTAAGTAATGTCACATTTAATGTAACATTTAATGTCGCATTTAATGAGATGATATCATCAAGATGATTGAGGAGACTTAATTGTATGATTGGTTAACATTCTAAGAAAAAATGGCACTATAATTGAGTATGATGACGAAAGAAACTTAAaccaaaagttttaatttattaggtTTAGTTTCCATTTAATTAGATGCATATAAAAGAAATGTACTAATacatatgttattattattttattgataaataatgaaaagatagatttattagtatatttaataaaataaagtaaaatatattcattGGAAAGTTTACAATTACGTAAATAAATAGTGTTGTTAGATTTAAAGAGAAAAGGTTTCaagttaaaatgtttttattataatttaagaatggggatacatttataattaagagtcttagttttttttttcagtgttATTTGAGTTTTTCATATTACTTTTCAAGGATGttggtttgatattttaaacaatattattcGTTAAACCAAGTCTGAATTCATTTTCGATGGTTAACaatcttatgtttcttttatatgtatcaaagtattttaaatgtttgtgaGTCGACTATGAATATTAAATTGATAACCAACTCGTTTATATTGTGAATTAGACTCATAAGTATCttctaattatacttttttctaaattattataacccttaattatgaaatttagggattttatgtttaagggttataataatttaggaaaaagtataattagggttataataatttagggtaactcttaatgaaaatttttcgttgtttatgataattttttttaaagttttggattTATATtgtgttgcttatttaattcaAGTAGTATAAGTTTTGTTATGTCTtacattgtgataattgtgatttctgaatataaattttatctttttctaaataggtgagatgtgataaatttatattagaaagactataataaagagtaaaaaaattgattcttctttttaaagaaggaggtttgtgataaagatgaaaaaaatgcatatatGTTAACTAAACTTTTCatgagaaatttcatgagaaccaagaattcaagcaatgaaaatcaaatctctaaagttcttagagttatatataatgaatttaaaaattcattagaacacGATTTGGGAAAAACGTCTTCAAATTTaacaatacccaccaaatcaaattgatgaggtagaAAGGGCTgatctaaaatgatattcatggtttggtatcatgatataatagcatgatataataacgaataatagtcatatttttttgaattctactattatgtgtgtttgttttaagcaaaggaaatgaggagaaaaaataaatttttttttcaactaaaaaaaattatatataacaaatttaatttgacaCCCCTAAATTTTTTCTCCAAGTTCTGCCACTGTTCGGAATGAGAGTTTCATTAAGGTTCCTCTATGACCTATATTTTGATTCTAGCACCTCTCTCCACAAACTTTTGTCCTTCATGCTTAGTCTCCACTCCCATTTAGCTAGTAATGCTCTATTGAAATTCCTAATTTCTCTTCTTATCAAACTTCTTTCCTCCTTTGGTTTGTATATGTTTCTTCAGCAAACCTAAGTTATCTTCATATCCTAAGAACTCTAACCTCGCATAAAgttcttttgaattttctttaacTCATCACACTAAGCTAACCTTATAGTTGTACTCTAATCGAAAATGATAACGAAAGAAAGTTAAACAagaacttttaatttattaggttGAATTTACCATTTATAGATACATATAAAAGGAATGGATtgaataactaataaaaaatgtacTAAAGCATATggttagagatgacaaataaacccgtctcCGTGGGTATTGTCTGAACCCGTCCCCGCTTTGACGGGAAATCCCCGCATTGTCTGGGTATGGATATAAGTATGGAGAAtctccgactttttcaattgggtacggggtatggggatgggtatgggaatgttcatatccccgccataatacccgtacccgtcATATCTCCGtctaaattactaaaatattcataattaattaagtaatcatatatatatatatatatatatatatagatatacatatacatatatatatatatagatatacacggtctattttttatttcttctaattatttggtttgttatgaaactcattcgcatctctaatatatttttcatcttatcataacctttatgtaattatgttaaaatgatgtatgagaattaaaaaaatgttatgtcttacatttgaatatttttatttattgcatattttcctttcacataaaaaaacataagaatgtttaatactctcaattcaagtgtttaatagcataaacctttcatttactaagtaatataaaaaaaactatttagttattattattaatttttgttttagttgaagaacttttgtttcgctaaaacaattttcgttatttctcaaccattgagtatgtatgttgatatttgaaaagttttcttagatctctaaggtatttttcattttattatacccttaattatacatttgttttcctttgtgcattttctttcaatagtctctcaaattgtttctaaaacacacaattgttaatttttttatatttttatttgttgtttattttcatcgtGTACAATATAATTTCGATATAttgtatctaattattttttattttctaactcattatcaatcacactgcaatttttcactataattgtaatttttcactgtaattttttctttgtgtgatttctttcaatagtctctcaaattgtttttaaagcacacaattgttaattttttaatatttttatttgttttttattttcatcatgtacaatattatttcgatatattttatctaattactttttattttctaacctcattatcaatcatactgtaagtTTTCactataactataatttttcctttgtacgatttcttttaatagtctctcaaattgtttttaaaacacacaattgttaattttttaatatttttatttgttgtttatttccatcatgtacaatattatttcgatatatttgatctaattattttttattttctaactcattatcaatcatactgtaattttttactaattgtataaataaattttatttactacaatataaaaatttaatgtaattgtcatgaatattttttttatcaccatctaacatacattgaagttcaaaagatgcaagatctatgtcaaaattttattattatatttattatttgttctttgcatcatttttatcaagtgatatattataacttttattagtgtataaaaaaagattcattagaattttaaaaattgaagtaaacaaacatttaaaatataatttaatttgaatatttgttttccttttatatttttaaattttatcaactaggtttcattaatgtttgcagtttgcaaatttaataaatgttttggttctcatgaaattttatttggtattctaatataaaatgtaaacaattataatttatttcaaaatatttgatatcgaagcaACAATCATcctctaatattgaatatttaataatattatatttcatttaccgtaattttttattattttataaaattaattaaaattaatatttgagtaaatgggtacgggtatgggtacgagattatacccgttacctggtggggatggggatgaggatgaggatgggacaaaagtttgatacccttTGGAGATAGATTTTTTCTACGGAGATGAGTATGGAATAGCGAAACTCATCCTGGTCCCGCCTGTTGTCATCCCTACATATGGTATTACTATTTGactgataaataataaaaaaattttgatttagtatctttaataaaataaagtaaaatatattcaatgaaaactttccaataacataaataaataatgttgatagatttaaagagaaaaaatttcaagttaagattttctttattataatttaagaatgaaaaacgttaaagagtctttatcaaaattaatattataattatgctAATTATATCCATAAAGcaaatcattaatattaataattttgattttgatgaaaagtccttaattattttaagaaatttaataaaaatgactaaattgcatcaattttttacACATcgaaaatcaaattgaaatttaaaaaattagagacAAAAACAGATataaaaagagtaattaaaaaaaaaaatgtaagtggAAGTATAAAATAAGTATGATGACATTGAAATGtaggtttattattttttgtttataaaagcgTACATAATTGAAATGACTAACATCATGGGTTCCATTTATAACATTTGATAGTGCCTTTTTCATATCTACATGGTCCATCTTTCTTAATATACCAATCGCAGTCTGAACATTTATCGAAATCCCTAGTTTGAACGTATGCATCAAAATACAACAAAGGTCCTTTTCCCCATTGACACGAACAAAAGTAGAGTGTTTTATACCAAAACTGAGCCCCAAAACTCCAGTCGAAGCTTTGGTTAAAATGGAGAAGACGCTGTCCAAGATCATCATCTTTTGATTTGCAGTGAATGTTTAGGTTTTCTTTTCCCTCCAAAGTATTCGTAATCTTCACACTAGTTTTTGGTGGCCATGCCCATGCCAATGTAAGCATGCACAGCAAGACAACGATTTTCGCCAACAGAGACATTGCAAATTCTGATGCTCTTTTTCTGCTAATGGATAATCTATTATATAAAGGCCTTATGTTGAAGAACAAAAACGTCTTTTCATTTTGTATTTGACTCCACTCAAATGCGTTTAATTGAGTCCAATGCGTTTAATTAAAACTTTGTATTATATGATTACAGTTGCAATCAATTTATTAGGTACaacttaatatataattttatgaatcgAAAGGAATGGTccaataattagaaaaaaaattgtaataaaagatatgttattattaattattagcgACAATTTTAgtggtaaaaaataattaatcattatagttattaatttagatagtattttataaattaaattgaacaaaaataacgaatatatggactaaattgaattaaaaaaataacacaacactagtattgacacgtggcacaattgtaaattgacatgtggacaatttttttgaaattaaaaaaaataattttttataaaaaattaaaaaaaattaaaaaaatcaagagcCGTGGCATGTTCTGTTTAAAaacgttaattatttaaacaccgttagtcaaaagaccaaattgacctaaatttgataaaaatgagaatttaattgaacacaaaataaaaatgaggaccaaattgaataaaaacaacaaaaataggaaccaaatgtatatttaagtctttattataagaatgacaaagtttaagaatcaattaaaaaaaactaaaattcgttctagaaaataaaaactaaaaactaaaatcaatgaAATTTTGGACTCAATATTACAAAGgcatgaataatataattttgaaaataacatgttattaAGATACCATATAccacatatatattatttctcaAAGTAACCAAACACATCTGTTCCATTTATAGCAACTGATATGGTTAATTTCTTGTCTACATGCTCCATCTTCTTTAACATACCAAAGACACATTTTGCATATACCTTCGTCCCTGTCTTGTATGTACACATTTTGcatcactaaaattggtcaataataataataataataacgtatgttttagtatatttttttcttctaattattcATCCATTCCTTTCAAtgcattaaattaaatattaagttCTGCCTAATGAATTGATTGCCACGGGAACTTGCAATGCTAAtcaataatataacataattataataatttaattattaaggtgtaaattgaaaataaagcatTTATAAAGGCGTAGATAATTGAAATGAAGTACTACATCAGTTCCATTTATAGCATTTGCGAACGCCTAATTGGTATCTACATGGTCCATCACTCTCAATATACCAATGGCAGTGTTTACACAAACTGTAATCCCTAATTTGATCATATGCATCAAAATGTAACAAAGGACCATTTCCCCATTGAAAGGAACAAAAGAAGAGTGTTATCTTGAACCAGTGAGGTCCAAAACTCCATTGGAATCTTGAACCAGTGAGGTCCAAGATCATCGTCTTTTGATTTGCAGTGAATGTTTAGCTTTTGCTTTCCCTCCAAAGTATTCGTAATCTCCACAGTAGTTTTTCCTGCTGATGCCAACGTAAGCATGCACAGCAAGAGATCCATTTTCGCAAACAGAGACATTGCAAATTCTTCTGacgctcttttttttttcgaatgAATCTGTTATATACAGAACCTGAAAAACAATGACCTGTGGTTGAAGGACAAAAAGGTCTTTTCATTTTGTAATTGGCCTCGGTCAAATACGTTGAGGTCTTTAATTAAAACGTATTACATTATATATGATATGGTATAATATGATTAAACTGAGATAGATAACGAAAGAAACTTAAAccaaaagtttgaatttattaGGTACactttgttatttaattaaatggatACGAAAGGAACGGATTGAatcattataagaaaatttcatgttatggatcaattttaaagataaaaaaatgttagtgagtataataatcaatttaaatttataaaacataaaattattaattattaaaatagtcattattataaatacaaaattataactgatctttaaattaatctttaaaaattaattacaaaagttTTAGTTACTAAAAAAGTTAGTTTATAAAGTGATCACTGAACCTTGACTATTAAGGTTTTggatatcaaataaaataaagtaacgtctaaattagtttataaatactAAACATTACtcttagttttttttgtttaaaacttaGATGACACTTTTGGTGTACTTAAGTAATTATGGTTTCATATGTCGATtgaataataagaataattgtGCTTTTTTACTATGTCCAAATTTCAATGTTCTTGTTTATTGAATCGTAGTGTCAAAAGATTTGTTGATAAATcgtataattgaataaaaatataaaattataaatataatttgatagTTAATACTATGAAGTGAATTGTAATGCgactttaataaaatttaaggatacaaaatttatgtgtaaaaaattaatgCATAGAAATATATATGGTGGATGGTGATGGAATTAGACAATATTTATGTTcctataaaatcataaaatttaaaaattattaaattataaattattaaattatagaattataatttataaaattttaaaataatcaaattatatatagcGATAACTCATTAAAATGGCATGGTAAGATAATAACCACGACATTGTTTCACGACGACTGCCACACAGGCATAGTAGAAAGGAACTCATTGGCAAAAATGTAAATAACATGATCCAAATTGATGACGGTTTTACACATAACTGTCGTTATTTTGACTCACTACAACATCAACGGTGGCTTTACCGATGCCCGacgttatttatttaataatgacGACGGTCTCTCTTTTAACCGTCATGGAAATGTGTTTGAGGGTTAAAAAAATAGCTTCACTTTTCTCTTCACTATTTTCTCTGTGCAACTCAGTGCGCCATCTACACCGTTTGCGCGCCGCCACCGTCGAACTTGCTGTTGCCACCTTTTATTGTTGCTGCTAGGTAAGGGGCTTCCACCGTTGAATGTTGTCGCTGGGTTTGTCGCAACCACCGTCGAAGTTGCCGCTCGGTGAGGTGCTACCACTGTCGAAGGTTTCGTTGGGTGAGGCGCTACCATCGACGAAGCTGCCACcaccaaattaaatattgatataatttgattaaaaatatctattataataaaaatatcattataatattgatataaaatttaaatttggtttcaattttgaATGATGAAATTACTCCAATTTACAAAGAGATTAGgattaaattgagataaaataaaaaatactgcGACCAAATAAagatttttcacataaataattGACATGTGGTAAAACCATATTTTGACATgtggtagtttttttttttaaattaaaaaatattaaaaaattaaaaaaattacaagctgacacgtggcaaaatccTAATTTGACACATGTCAGttgttttttcaagaaaaaaaaagtaaaaaaaatattaaaaagaaaaccaCGAGCTGACATGTTGCACACGTCGTCAATGATGCCCTAACGGAAAGGACCAAATTGGAACAAATCTTCAAAAAATAAGACTCAATTGAGACAACTTAGAAGTTGAAGATCGAATTGAGATTTTGTAACGAAAACGAGCACATTCCATATGATTAAAcctaaaagttataatatatcacttgattaaaatcacacaaagaacaaatattaaactaatatagaaatttaacataaatctttcattttttgaactttaatatatgttggacggtgataaaaaaattcatgacaattacatcaaattattat
This region of Vigna unguiculata cultivar IT97K-499-35 chromosome 5, ASM411807v1, whole genome shotgun sequence genomic DNA includes:
- the LOC114183032 gene encoding S-protein homolog 5-like; this encodes MSLFAKVVLLFCMLTLARAQFGTVKITNSLEGKENLNIRCQSKDNDLGHHLLHFNQSFKWDLGTHVFWRTLFFCSCRWGNGPVLHFEAYNQNRDASKCLDCFWYIHKDGPCRYELKEYTSIGESRRDKIIRKCYKWKK